In a single window of the Amycolatopsis sp. cg5 genome:
- a CDS encoding exonuclease SbcCD subunit D, with product MRLLHTSDWHLGRTFHGADLLAEQQAVLEHLAEVVADERVDVVLVAGDVYDRAVPSAEAVRVAAQALARLHEAGAHIVLTPGNHDSAARLGAFAEFAKAGGLHLCSTIAGLSEPVLLQDEHGPVALYGIPYLEPDPARNALGIDAKGHAAVLSEAMRRIKEDLQARENTRSVVLAHAFVIGGEGSDSERPISVGTVEHVPGVIFDGIDYVALGHLHGPQVIAEHLRYSGSPLAYSFSEARHHKSVWLIDLGADGLHEVRRHELPVPRKLATATGELADLLENPAFEDLAECYLSVTLTDRVRPIDAMRKLKDRFPHAVHLDWQPEGGGIGSVLKYAEAVKNRTDDEIARNFLDDCRGAPPNDREHGLLRMAMDAAGRGET from the coding sequence GTGAGATTGCTGCACACCTCCGACTGGCACCTCGGCCGCACCTTCCACGGCGCCGATCTGCTCGCCGAGCAGCAGGCCGTCCTCGAGCACCTCGCGGAGGTCGTCGCCGACGAGCGGGTCGACGTCGTGCTCGTCGCGGGCGACGTCTACGACCGCGCGGTCCCGTCGGCCGAGGCGGTCCGCGTCGCGGCGCAGGCGCTGGCCCGGCTGCACGAGGCCGGCGCGCACATCGTTCTCACACCAGGGAATCACGACTCCGCCGCCCGGCTCGGCGCGTTCGCCGAATTCGCCAAGGCGGGCGGACTGCACCTGTGCAGCACCATCGCCGGGCTGTCCGAGCCGGTGCTGCTCCAGGACGAGCACGGCCCGGTCGCGCTGTACGGAATCCCTTACCTGGAGCCGGATCCGGCGCGCAACGCGCTCGGCATCGACGCCAAGGGACATGCCGCGGTGCTGTCCGAAGCCATGCGTCGCATCAAGGAAGACTTACAGGCAAGGGAAAACACCCGGTCCGTGGTGCTCGCGCACGCGTTCGTCATCGGCGGCGAGGGCAGCGACTCCGAGCGCCCCATCTCCGTCGGCACGGTCGAGCACGTGCCCGGCGTGATCTTCGACGGCATCGACTACGTCGCGCTCGGGCACCTGCACGGCCCGCAGGTCATCGCCGAGCACCTGCGGTACTCCGGCAGTCCGCTCGCGTACTCGTTTTCCGAAGCGCGGCACCACAAATCCGTCTGGCTGATCGACCTCGGCGCCGACGGGCTGCATGAGGTCCGCCGCCACGAACTGCCCGTCCCGCGCAAGCTCGCGACCGCCACCGGGGAGCTCGCGGACCTGCTCGAAAACCCCGCGTTCGAGGACCTCGCCGAGTGCTATCTGTCGGTCACGCTGACCGACCGCGTCCGCCCGATCGACGCCATGCGCAAGCTCAAAGATCGTTTCCCCCACGCGGTTCACCTCGACTGGCAGCCCGAAGGCGGCGGCATCGGCTCGGTGCTGAAGTACGCCGAAGCCGTCAAGAACCGGACCGACGACGAGATCGCCCGCAATTTCCTCGATGACTGCCGTGGCGCGCCTCCCAACGACAGGGAACACGGCCTGCTACGGATGGCCATGGACGCCGCCGGCAGAGGAGAGACGTAA
- the rmuC gene encoding DNA recombination protein RmuC: MTVFTTAAVVVAVLLGIAVALLWRLYNDGMRRADAAAKQVEAERARGNEQQLSLRRYEVAFASISGRGELGEQVLLETARALGLREELHFTLQTDLAGGGSVKPDMVLHVGGGRSVPVDAKASMACWAEAVETDNPDERLDALRVHVRHLRSRAAELAGKGYQRWADAIYGTIMFVPSDAAVVAALDTDPELLRWMLDRRVFVCGPTGFAVLASAALFAASDRALLEDVEQVRAGASAAHRAAGNAVDAVNLSSTHLQRFLSARRRELDALETFRSTVAPLTDAAAAPAPVTQIRRPDELTG; this comes from the coding sequence GTGACGGTGTTTACCACGGCCGCGGTCGTGGTCGCGGTGCTGCTGGGAATCGCGGTCGCGCTACTGTGGCGGCTGTACAACGACGGCATGCGCCGGGCGGACGCGGCGGCCAAGCAGGTCGAAGCGGAGCGCGCCAGGGGCAACGAGCAGCAGCTGTCACTGCGCCGGTACGAGGTGGCGTTCGCGTCGATCAGCGGGCGCGGCGAGCTGGGCGAGCAGGTGCTACTGGAGACGGCGCGCGCGCTCGGGCTGCGCGAGGAGCTGCACTTCACGCTCCAGACGGACTTGGCGGGCGGCGGCTCGGTCAAGCCGGACATGGTGCTGCACGTCGGCGGCGGCCGGAGCGTGCCGGTCGACGCTAAGGCCTCGATGGCCTGCTGGGCCGAGGCGGTCGAGACCGACAACCCCGACGAGCGCCTCGACGCGCTGCGCGTGCACGTCCGGCACCTGCGCTCGCGCGCCGCGGAGCTGGCGGGCAAGGGCTACCAGCGCTGGGCGGACGCCATCTACGGCACGATCATGTTCGTGCCGTCGGACGCGGCCGTGGTCGCCGCGCTCGACACCGACCCCGAGCTGCTGCGCTGGATGCTCGACCGCCGCGTCTTCGTCTGCGGCCCGACCGGGTTCGCGGTCTTGGCCTCGGCCGCCTTGTTCGCGGCCAGCGACCGCGCGCTGCTCGAAGACGTCGAGCAGGTCCGCGCGGGCGCCTCGGCCGCGCACCGCGCCGCGGGCAACGCGGTGGACGCCGTCAACCTGTCCAGCACCCACCTCCAGCGCTTCCTCTCGGCCCGCCGCCGCGAACTCGACGCCTTGGAGACCTTCCGCTCGACGGTCGCCCCGCTCACCGACGCCGCCGCGGCGCCCGCCCCCGTCACCCAGATCCGCCGCCCCGACGAGCTCACCGGCTGA
- a CDS encoding DUF6542 domain-containing protein, translating into MTAIRDRQSDPDADDIPVPWDERPIISDRRGLPWWGAVLVGFGLAILGAFIDQKLQGHLTLLFQACYCLGAVAAVCAVQRRGLFGPMVQPPLVLAVTVPGVVLLAADLSQDTDMLSKALKIGRPLIDGFPTMAITTGVTLAIGIFRIFRERDPDAGVKAKKAKPAKREDDEERPARNTAASRVPSGAAKPPERRPRRPASETGSAPARRTRPAPADDAAPRRRTPREEPRQRPRAPRDGDEPPRRREPRGDTPPPRRRTPRAEPPRGDSPPRRAPRREPQRRPWDED; encoded by the coding sequence GTGACCGCGATACGCGATCGCCAGAGCGATCCTGATGCCGACGACATCCCCGTTCCGTGGGACGAGCGTCCCATCATCAGCGACCGGCGCGGTCTGCCCTGGTGGGGGGCGGTGCTGGTCGGGTTCGGCCTGGCCATCCTCGGCGCCTTCATCGACCAGAAGCTGCAAGGGCACCTGACGCTGCTGTTCCAAGCCTGCTACTGCCTGGGCGCCGTCGCCGCCGTGTGCGCCGTGCAGCGCCGCGGGCTGTTCGGGCCGATGGTCCAGCCGCCGCTGGTGCTGGCCGTGACCGTGCCTGGCGTGGTGCTGCTGGCCGCGGACCTGTCCCAGGACACCGACATGCTGTCGAAGGCGCTCAAGATCGGCCGCCCGCTGATCGACGGGTTCCCGACGATGGCGATCACCACCGGCGTGACACTCGCGATCGGGATCTTCCGGATCTTCCGCGAGCGCGACCCCGACGCGGGCGTCAAGGCCAAGAAGGCGAAGCCCGCCAAGCGCGAGGACGACGAAGAGCGCCCCGCGCGCAACACCGCCGCCTCCCGGGTCCCCTCGGGCGCCGCGAAGCCGCCCGAGCGCCGTCCGCGCCGCCCGGCTTCGGAGACCGGCTCCGCGCCAGCCCGCCGCACGCGTCCGGCACCGGCCGACGACGCGGCACCCCGTCGCCGCACTCCCCGCGAGGAGCCCCGCCAGCGTCCACGCGCGCCTCGTGACGGCGACGAGCCGCCACGGCGTCGCGAGCCTCGCGGCGACACCCCGCCGCCCCGGCGTCGCACCCCGCGCGCCGAACCACCGCGCGGTGACAGCCCGCCGCGCCGCGCGCCCCGGCGCGAGCCACAGCGCCGTCCCTGGGACGAGGACTAA
- a CDS encoding 4-hydroxy-3-methylbut-2-enyl diphosphate reductase, whose product MSSSSPGTEPAGTVDVPRADGRKRVLLAKPRGYCAGVDRAVIAVEKALELYGPPVYVRKEIVHNRHVVETLRERGAIFVDETTEVPEGALVVFSAHGVSPMVHAEAADRNLRTIDATCPLVTKVHKEVNRFAKDDYDILLIGHEGHEEVEGTAGEAPEHVQLVDTAEDVDKVTVRDPSKVIWLSQTTLSVDETMERVDQLRDRFPSLADPPSDDICYATTNRQVAVKAMAAECDLVIVVGSQNSSNSKRLVEVALKAGARASHLVDFSHEVDEAWLEGVTTVGVTSGASVPEVLVMDLLAWLDKHGYSDVDEVTTANEKIAFALPPEIRRAEKAGK is encoded by the coding sequence ATGAGCTCCTCAAGCCCCGGAACCGAGCCCGCAGGCACCGTCGACGTCCCGCGCGCCGACGGGCGCAAGCGGGTGCTGCTGGCCAAGCCGCGCGGGTACTGCGCGGGCGTCGACCGCGCGGTGATCGCGGTCGAGAAGGCACTCGAGCTGTACGGACCGCCCGTCTACGTGCGCAAGGAGATCGTGCACAACCGGCACGTGGTCGAGACGCTGCGCGAGCGCGGCGCGATCTTCGTCGACGAGACCACCGAGGTGCCCGAGGGCGCGCTGGTCGTGTTCTCCGCGCACGGCGTCTCGCCGATGGTGCACGCCGAGGCCGCCGACCGGAACCTGCGCACGATCGACGCCACCTGCCCGCTGGTCACCAAGGTGCACAAGGAAGTCAACCGGTTCGCCAAGGACGACTACGACATCCTGCTGATCGGCCACGAAGGCCACGAGGAGGTCGAGGGCACGGCGGGCGAGGCGCCCGAGCACGTCCAGCTGGTCGACACCGCCGAGGACGTCGACAAGGTCACCGTGCGCGACCCGTCCAAGGTCATCTGGCTGTCCCAGACCACGCTTTCGGTCGACGAGACCATGGAGCGCGTCGACCAGCTCCGCGACCGGTTCCCCAGCTTGGCCGACCCGCCCAGCGACGACATCTGCTACGCGACCACCAACCGCCAGGTCGCGGTCAAGGCGATGGCGGCCGAGTGCGACCTGGTCATCGTGGTCGGCTCGCAGAACTCGTCCAACTCGAAGCGCCTGGTCGAGGTCGCGCTGAAGGCCGGGGCCCGCGCGTCGCACCTGGTCGACTTCTCGCACGAGGTCGACGAGGCCTGGCTCGAAGGCGTCACCACGGTCGGCGTCACCAGCGGCGCCTCGGTGCCCGAGGTGCTGGTGATGGACCTGCTCGCGTGGCTCGACAAGCACGGGTACTCCGACGTCGACGAGGTCACCACGGCCAACGAGAAGATCGCCTTCGCGCTGCCCCCGGAGATCCGGCGCGCCGAGAAGGCCGGCAAGTAG
- a CDS encoding lipid droplet-associated protein — MKPLPLPLRVAAGLAVTTAERVRELPKQLLGLPVTAVSQVLQFSMRVQQHVTELAIKGDDALSALRPVEDTPSWATFDEDVDVPAPRPETNGHAQPLPEFDESPDPWAEEERALAEDHRDGENDSAEGPAGITGYDELTLPQLRARLRQFTLEELEDILAYEHTHQARASFIGMLARRIGNVHKTDSADADEEGQ; from the coding sequence ATGAAGCCACTCCCGCTCCCCCTCCGGGTCGCCGCGGGCCTCGCCGTCACCACCGCCGAGCGGGTTCGTGAACTTCCCAAGCAGCTGCTGGGCCTGCCGGTCACGGCCGTGAGCCAGGTGCTGCAGTTCTCCATGCGCGTCCAGCAGCACGTCACCGAGCTGGCGATCAAGGGCGATGACGCGCTGTCCGCGCTGCGCCCGGTCGAAGACACCCCGAGCTGGGCGACCTTCGACGAGGACGTCGACGTCCCCGCGCCGCGCCCCGAGACCAATGGTCACGCTCAGCCACTGCCCGAGTTCGACGAGTCACCTGATCCGTGGGCCGAGGAAGAGCGCGCGCTCGCCGAGGACCACCGCGACGGCGAGAACGACAGCGCCGAAGGCCCGGCGGGCATCACGGGCTACGACGAGCTCACCCTGCCCCAGCTGCGCGCCCGCCTGCGCCAGTTCACCCTGGAGGAGCTCGAAGACATCCTCGCGTACGAGCACACCCACCAGGCGCGTGCGTCGTTCATCGGCATGCTCGCGCGCCGCATCGGCAACGTGCACAAGACCGACTCCGCCGACGCTGACGAAGAAGGCCAGTGA
- the xseA gene encoding exodeoxyribonuclease VII large subunit — protein MSETTAENPWPVRTVARKIGDWVHRLGAVWVEGQVTQISARPGTSTAFLTLRDPSADVSMTVTCPTGLLRGVEPPLREGASVVVFAKPAFFLGRGTISLRATEIRAVGIGELLARIERLRKLLAAEGLFSSQRKRKLPFLPKGIGLITGRASAAEHDVLVNAQARWPHVAFKVVNTAVQGPSAVPQIIKALSTLDKDPEVEVIVIARGGGSVEDLLPFSDEALCRAVSAAGTPVVSAIGHEPDTPLLDHVADLRASTPTDAAKRIVPDVREETQRVRQMRDRGRRALHGWVDTQARLLNQLRSRPVLADPLGPIDRRSGDVEMHRERGRRAVLTTLSREQAALASARARLTALGPAATMARGYAVVQFYDEAGNPHVLRSVSEIKDGAKLRIRVADGAAKAVVQGDPESE, from the coding sequence GTGAGCGAAACCACCGCGGAGAACCCCTGGCCGGTCCGCACGGTCGCGCGCAAGATCGGCGATTGGGTGCACCGCCTCGGCGCGGTGTGGGTCGAGGGCCAGGTCACCCAGATCTCGGCGCGGCCCGGCACCTCGACGGCGTTCCTGACGCTGCGCGACCCATCTGCGGACGTGTCGATGACGGTCACCTGCCCGACCGGGCTGCTGCGCGGGGTCGAGCCGCCGCTGCGTGAAGGCGCGAGCGTGGTCGTGTTCGCGAAGCCGGCGTTCTTCCTCGGGCGCGGCACGATCAGCTTGCGTGCCACCGAAATCCGCGCCGTCGGCATCGGCGAGCTGCTCGCCCGGATCGAACGGCTGCGCAAGCTGCTCGCCGCCGAAGGCCTGTTCTCGTCGCAGCGCAAGCGCAAACTTCCCTTTCTTCCCAAGGGAATCGGGCTGATCACCGGGCGCGCGTCTGCTGCCGAGCACGACGTGCTCGTCAACGCGCAGGCGCGCTGGCCGCATGTCGCCTTCAAGGTCGTCAACACCGCCGTGCAGGGCCCGTCCGCGGTGCCGCAGATCATCAAGGCGCTGTCCACATTGGACAAGGACCCCGAGGTCGAGGTCATCGTGATCGCGCGCGGCGGCGGCAGTGTCGAGGACCTGCTGCCGTTCTCCGACGAGGCGCTGTGCCGCGCCGTCTCCGCCGCGGGCACGCCGGTGGTCAGCGCGATCGGCCACGAGCCGGACACCCCGCTGCTCGACCACGTCGCCGACCTGCGCGCGTCGACGCCGACCGACGCGGCCAAGCGGATCGTGCCCGACGTCCGCGAGGAGACCCAGCGCGTCCGGCAGATGCGGGACCGGGGCCGCCGTGCGCTGCACGGCTGGGTCGACACCCAGGCCAGGCTGCTGAACCAGCTGCGCAGCCGCCCGGTGCTCGCCGATCCGCTCGGCCCGATCGACCGGCGCTCCGGCGACGTCGAGATGCACCGGGAACGTGGCCGCCGCGCCGTGCTCACCACTCTTTCGAGGGAACAGGCCGCACTGGCGAGTGCCCGCGCGCGACTCACCGCGCTCGGTCCGGCCGCCACGATGGCCCGTGGTTACGCGGTCGTGCAGTTTTACGACGAGGCAGGCAACCCGCACGTGCTCCGATCGGTCTCTGAAATCAAAGACGGCGCGAAACTACGGATCCGCGTCGCCGACGGCGCGGCCAAGGCGGTCGTCCAGGGTGATCCGGAAAGCGAGTAA
- a CDS encoding exodeoxyribonuclease VII small subunit — translation MSNPELGYEQARDQLVEVVRELEAGGKSLEESLALWEKGERLAKICEHHLEGARERIETALASVEEGADDSE, via the coding sequence GTGAGCAATCCCGAACTCGGCTACGAGCAAGCCCGCGACCAGCTGGTCGAGGTGGTCCGCGAGCTGGAAGCCGGCGGCAAGTCGCTGGAGGAATCCCTTGCGCTGTGGGAAAAGGGCGAGCGGCTTGCGAAGATCTGCGAACACCACCTCGAAGGGGCGCGTGAGCGGATCGAGACCGCGCTGGCCTCGGTCGAGGAAGGCGCCGACGACTCCGAGTGA
- the glpX gene encoding class II fructose-bisphosphatase has protein sequence MSSGNEASTTKELPDRNLAMELVRVTEAAAMAAGRWVGKGDKLGGDGAAVDAMRQLISTVSMNGVVVIGEGEKDEAPMLYNGEEVGNGDGPACDVAVDPIDGTTLMAKGMPNALAVLAVAERGAMFDPSAVFYMEKLAVGPEAAGLVDLSAPIAENIRRVAKAKHSGVSDVTVCILDRPRHEQIIKEVREAGARIRFISDGDVAGAIAAARPTTGVDMLIGIGGTPEGIIAAAAMKCLGGELQGRLWPKDEAERQKALAAGHDLDRILFTDDLVTGDNVFFCATGVTDGDLLRGVHYRSGGATTQSIVMRSKSGTVRLIDGYHRLNKLRAYASIDFDGHLDAVPDDEAIVPPLP, from the coding sequence ATGTCCAGCGGCAACGAAGCCAGCACGACCAAGGAACTCCCCGACCGCAACCTGGCGATGGAGCTGGTGCGGGTCACGGAGGCCGCGGCGATGGCCGCGGGCAGGTGGGTCGGCAAGGGCGACAAGCTCGGCGGTGACGGCGCTGCCGTCGACGCCATGCGGCAGCTGATCAGCACCGTCTCGATGAACGGCGTCGTGGTGATCGGCGAGGGCGAGAAGGACGAAGCGCCCATGCTGTACAACGGCGAAGAGGTCGGCAACGGCGACGGGCCCGCGTGCGACGTGGCGGTCGACCCGATCGACGGCACCACGCTGATGGCCAAGGGCATGCCGAACGCGCTCGCGGTGCTCGCGGTCGCCGAGCGCGGCGCGATGTTCGACCCGTCCGCGGTGTTCTACATGGAAAAGCTCGCCGTCGGCCCCGAGGCCGCCGGGCTGGTGGACTTGTCGGCGCCGATCGCGGAGAACATCCGCCGGGTCGCGAAGGCCAAGCACAGCGGCGTGTCCGACGTCACCGTCTGCATCCTCGACCGGCCCCGGCACGAGCAGATCATCAAAGAGGTCCGCGAGGCGGGCGCCCGGATCCGGTTCATCTCCGACGGCGACGTCGCGGGCGCGATCGCGGCCGCGCGGCCGACGACCGGCGTCGACATGCTGATCGGCATCGGCGGCACGCCCGAGGGCATCATCGCGGCCGCCGCGATGAAGTGCCTCGGCGGCGAGCTGCAGGGCAGGCTGTGGCCGAAGGACGAGGCCGAGCGGCAGAAGGCGCTCGCGGCAGGCCACGATCTCGACCGGATCCTGTTCACCGACGACCTCGTGACCGGCGACAACGTCTTCTTCTGCGCCACCGGCGTCACCGACGGCGACCTGCTGCGCGGCGTGCACTACCGCTCCGGCGGCGCGACGACCCAGTCGATCGTGATGCGCTCGAAGTCCGGCACCGTGCGCTTGATCGACGGTTATCACCGCCTGAACAAGCTGCGCGCGTACGCTTCCATCGACTTCGACGGCCACCTCGACGCGGTGCCGGACGATGAGGCCATCGTCCCGCCACTGCCTTAG
- a CDS encoding trypsin-like serine protease, with translation MKKRALALLLALVATAGFVQPASAAQPAIVGGGEADQAYPFAVALLRASGRLFCSGSLVAPTWVLTAAHCVDGKNPEVLSARVGSNDATAGGEIAQPVEFVIHPDNNPVAGGDIALVRLDKPVLAAPITLGAVTVPGTPTRLLGWGQTCPTLSCAPTPAKLQQLDATIVEATSCTAAFDLEHELCVENPGGDKGTCYGDSGGSQVANVDGAWVLLGVISRPGNGDPVCATAPSITSSAVAYADWIKEKITPAAPVAPAAP, from the coding sequence ATGAAGAAGCGTGCGCTCGCACTCCTTCTCGCTCTCGTCGCCACGGCCGGGTTCGTGCAACCGGCTTCGGCGGCGCAGCCCGCCATCGTCGGCGGCGGTGAGGCCGACCAGGCGTATCCGTTCGCGGTGGCGCTGCTGCGCGCGTCGGGCAGGCTGTTCTGCTCGGGTTCGCTGGTCGCGCCGACCTGGGTGCTGACCGCCGCGCACTGCGTGGACGGCAAGAACCCCGAGGTGCTCAGCGCCCGCGTGGGCAGCAACGACGCGACGGCAGGCGGCGAGATCGCACAGCCGGTCGAGTTCGTCATCCACCCGGACAACAACCCGGTCGCCGGCGGCGACATCGCACTGGTGCGCCTGGACAAGCCGGTGCTCGCCGCGCCGATCACGCTCGGCGCGGTCACCGTGCCCGGCACGCCGACGCGCCTGCTCGGCTGGGGCCAGACCTGCCCGACGCTGAGCTGCGCGCCGACGCCGGCGAAACTGCAGCAGCTGGACGCCACCATCGTCGAGGCGACGTCCTGCACGGCCGCCTTCGACCTCGAGCACGAGCTGTGCGTCGAGAACCCCGGCGGCGACAAGGGCACCTGCTACGGCGACTCCGGCGGCTCGCAGGTCGCGAACGTCGACGGCGCCTGGGTGCTGCTGGGCGTCATCAGCCGCCCCGGCAACGGTGACCCGGTCTGCGCGACGGCCCCGTCGATCACGTCCTCGGCGGTCGCCTACGCGGACTGGATCAAGGAGAAGATCACCCCGGCCGCACCGGTCGCCCCCGCTGCTCCATAA
- a CDS encoding NAD(P)/FAD-dependent oxidoreductase produces MPTGDPFDILIVGAGPTGLFAAYYAGFRGLSTAIVDSLPEAGGQVTAMYPEKMIYDVGGFAAVRGRDLVQGLVDQAAPWKPTYLLGRKAETVTENGDGFDVVLDGGEIVQARSILISAGIGEFTPRPLPAGDGWLGRGMVHFVPSLQAHAGQHVVVVGGGDSAFDWVLALHPVAASVTLVHRRAKFRAAESIVREAQALGVRIITDAEVTRFIDSGGALDSVEIAVKGAEPIVLPAQSVVAALGFTADLGPIESWGLEIDHRAVSVDSTMATARDRVYAAGDVAAYPGKVKLIATGFGEAATAVNNIAVKLDPDAHLFPGHSSNAE; encoded by the coding sequence ATGCCCACGGGGGATCCTTTCGACATCCTGATCGTCGGCGCCGGGCCGACCGGGCTGTTCGCCGCCTACTACGCGGGGTTCCGCGGGCTGTCCACGGCGATCGTGGACTCGCTGCCGGAGGCGGGCGGGCAGGTCACCGCGATGTACCCGGAGAAGATGATCTACGACGTCGGCGGGTTCGCGGCGGTACGCGGCCGTGACCTCGTGCAGGGCCTCGTCGACCAGGCCGCGCCGTGGAAGCCGACCTACCTGCTCGGGCGCAAGGCCGAGACGGTCACCGAGAACGGCGACGGCTTCGACGTCGTGCTCGACGGCGGCGAGATCGTGCAGGCCAGGTCGATCCTGATCAGCGCGGGCATCGGCGAGTTCACCCCGCGCCCGCTCCCGGCAGGCGACGGCTGGCTCGGCCGTGGCATGGTCCATTTCGTGCCGTCGCTGCAGGCGCACGCCGGGCAGCACGTGGTCGTGGTCGGCGGCGGCGACTCGGCGTTCGACTGGGTGCTCGCGCTGCACCCGGTCGCGGCGAGCGTGACTTTGGTGCACCGGCGCGCCAAGTTCCGCGCGGCCGAGTCCATCGTGCGCGAGGCGCAGGCGCTCGGCGTCCGGATCATCACCGACGCCGAGGTCACCAGGTTCATCGACTCGGGCGGCGCGCTCGACTCCGTCGAGATCGCGGTCAAGGGCGCCGAGCCGATCGTGCTGCCCGCGCAGTCCGTGGTCGCGGCGCTGGGCTTCACGGCGGATCTCGGGCCGATCGAAAGCTGGGGGCTGGAGATCGACCACCGCGCGGTGTCCGTCGACTCGACCATGGCGACCGCGCGCGACCGGGTCTACGCGGCGGGCGACGTCGCGGCCTACCCCGGCAAGGTCAAGCTGATCGCGACCGGCTTCGGCGAGGCGGCCACGGCGGTCAACAACATCGCCGTCAAGCTCGACCCCGACGCCCACCTCTTTCCCGGCCACTCCTCCAACGCCGAGTAA
- a CDS encoding class II fumarate hydratase, which translates to MAEQEYRIEHDTMGEVRVPAEALYRAQTQRAVENFPISGRGLERAQIRALGLLKAAAARVNAKLGVLDADVAAAIAAAADEVAEGRHDAHFPIDVFQTGSGTSSNMNANEVIATLASRALGRDVHPNDHVNASQSSNDTFPTTIHVAATEAVLSDVIPALDHLASTIEARAAEWADVVKSGRTHLMDAVPITLGQEAGAWASQVRFGIERLRSGLPRLGELPIGGTAVGSGLNAPDGFGAAVSVELASVTGLPLTEARDHFEAQATQDSVVETSGHLRTVAVSLNKIANDLRWLGSGPRTGLAEIALPDLQPGSSIMPGKVNPVIPEATLQVVAQVIGNDAAVAFAGAAGNFQLNVNLPVIARNVLESARLLAAVSRLLADKVFAGITVNTDRTRTYAEGSPSIVTPLNKYIGYEEAAAVAKQALKELKTIREVVLERGHVASGKLTEAQLDEALDVLRMARGGN; encoded by the coding sequence ATGGCTGAACAGGAATACCGGATCGAGCACGACACGATGGGCGAGGTCCGTGTGCCCGCCGAGGCTCTCTACCGGGCACAGACGCAGCGCGCCGTCGAGAACTTCCCCATCTCCGGCCGTGGCCTGGAGCGCGCCCAGATCCGCGCGCTCGGCCTGCTCAAGGCCGCCGCCGCGCGGGTCAACGCGAAGCTCGGCGTGCTCGACGCCGACGTCGCCGCGGCGATCGCCGCCGCCGCCGACGAGGTCGCCGAAGGCCGCCACGACGCGCACTTCCCGATCGACGTGTTCCAGACGGGTTCCGGCACCTCGTCGAACATGAACGCCAACGAGGTCATCGCGACGCTCGCGTCCCGCGCGCTGGGCCGCGACGTGCACCCGAACGACCACGTCAACGCCTCGCAGTCGTCGAACGACACGTTCCCGACGACCATCCACGTCGCCGCGACCGAGGCCGTGCTGTCCGACGTCATCCCGGCGCTCGACCACCTCGCGTCGACGATCGAGGCGCGCGCCGCGGAATGGGCCGACGTCGTGAAGTCCGGCCGCACGCACCTGATGGACGCCGTGCCGATCACCCTCGGCCAGGAGGCGGGCGCCTGGGCCTCGCAGGTCCGCTTCGGCATCGAGCGGCTGCGTTCCGGGCTGCCCAGGCTGGGCGAGCTGCCGATCGGCGGCACCGCCGTCGGTTCCGGCCTCAACGCGCCCGACGGCTTCGGCGCGGCCGTCTCGGTGGAACTGGCTTCGGTCACCGGGTTGCCGCTGACCGAGGCACGCGACCACTTCGAGGCGCAGGCGACGCAGGACAGCGTCGTCGAGACGTCCGGGCACCTGCGCACGGTCGCGGTGTCGCTGAACAAGATCGCGAACGACCTGCGCTGGCTGGGTTCCGGCCCGCGCACCGGCCTCGCCGAGATCGCGCTGCCCGACCTGCAGCCGGGTTCGTCGATCATGCCAGGGAAGGTCAACCCGGTCATCCCGGAGGCGACGCTGCAGGTCGTCGCGCAGGTCATCGGCAACGACGCGGCCGTCGCGTTCGCGGGCGCGGCGGGCAACTTCCAGCTCAACGTGAACCTGCCGGTGATCGCGCGCAACGTGCTGGAGTCGGCGCGGCTGCTCGCGGCCGTCTCGCGGCTGCTGGCCGACAAGGTGTTCGCGGGCATCACGGTCAACACCGACCGCACGCGCACGTACGCCGAGGGCTCGCCGTCGATCGTCACGCCGCTGAACAAGTACATCGGCTACGAAGAGGCCGCCGCCGTCGCGAAGCAGGCGCTCAAAGAGCTCAAGACGATCCGCGAGGTCGTGCTCGAACGCGGTCACGTCGCAAGCGGCAAGCTCACCGAAGCTCAGCTGGACGAGGCGCTCGACGTGCTCCGGATGGCACGCGGCGGCAACTGA